One Gordonia mangrovi genomic region harbors:
- a CDS encoding ABC transporter ATP-binding protein, whose amino-acid sequence MLSRLIRTYLTNYRGYLTAVVALQFVATAAMLYLPTLNADIIDNGVAEGDTDYILRIGGWMLVVSVVQVVCTIAAQYFGARTALGVGRDIRHDLLHRVNTFSAREVGRFGAPSLITRTTNDVQQVQLLVVMSTAILVMAPIMCIGGIAMGVHVAPGLSWLLAIAVPILGLTMALIIARMIPGFRAMQERIDAVNRVLREQITGIRVVRAFVRERHEIDRFARANDHLADATLRVGRLMALMFPLVMLITNVTIVAVIWFGGHAVSDGSVEIGALTAMMSYAMQIMMSVMMASFLAMMAPRATVCAERIWEVLDTDTSVVSPTDPIGFATDPSTVEFRGAEFRYPGADDPVLRDIGFRVEKGTTTAIVGSTGSGKTTVLGLIPRLIDVTAGAVLVGGTDVRRLDPDQLRSAIGLVPQRPYLFSGTIAANIRHGKPDATDEEIWEALRIAQADDFVARMPDGLDTTVAQGGTTVSGGQRQRLAIARALIRRPSVYLFDDSFSALDLSTDARLRAALRPATRDAAVIVVAQRISTIVDADQIVVLNRGRIVGLGRHDDLVETCETYAEIVESQLAIQDVS is encoded by the coding sequence ATGCTGAGCCGCCTCATCCGGACATACCTCACGAACTACCGCGGGTACCTGACAGCCGTGGTCGCTCTTCAGTTCGTCGCCACCGCCGCGATGCTGTATCTGCCCACCCTCAACGCCGACATCATCGACAACGGCGTGGCCGAGGGCGACACCGACTACATCCTGCGTATCGGCGGGTGGATGCTGGTGGTCAGCGTTGTCCAGGTGGTCTGCACGATCGCCGCCCAGTACTTCGGCGCGCGCACGGCACTCGGCGTCGGCCGCGACATCCGCCACGACCTGCTGCACCGGGTCAACACCTTCTCCGCGCGGGAGGTGGGCCGGTTCGGCGCGCCGTCGTTGATCACCCGCACCACCAACGACGTCCAGCAGGTGCAGCTGCTGGTGGTGATGAGCACCGCGATCCTGGTGATGGCACCCATCATGTGCATCGGCGGTATCGCCATGGGCGTGCACGTGGCGCCAGGACTGTCGTGGTTGCTCGCGATCGCCGTACCCATCCTCGGGCTCACCATGGCGCTGATCATCGCGCGGATGATCCCCGGTTTCCGGGCCATGCAGGAACGGATCGACGCCGTCAACCGGGTGCTGCGCGAGCAGATCACCGGTATCCGGGTGGTGCGGGCATTCGTCCGCGAACGTCACGAGATCGATCGTTTCGCGCGCGCCAACGATCATCTGGCCGACGCCACTTTGCGGGTGGGCCGGCTGATGGCGCTGATGTTCCCGCTGGTCATGCTGATCACCAACGTCACCATCGTCGCCGTCATCTGGTTCGGTGGGCACGCGGTGTCCGACGGGTCGGTGGAGATCGGTGCACTGACGGCGATGATGAGCTACGCCATGCAGATCATGATGTCGGTGATGATGGCGTCCTTCCTGGCGATGATGGCGCCACGAGCCACGGTCTGCGCCGAGCGGATCTGGGAAGTGCTCGACACCGACACCTCGGTGGTCTCCCCCACCGACCCGATCGGATTCGCCACCGATCCGTCCACCGTCGAGTTCCGCGGCGCAGAGTTCCGTTACCCCGGCGCCGACGACCCGGTGCTGCGCGACATCGGCTTCCGTGTCGAGAAGGGCACCACCACGGCGATCGTCGGTTCCACCGGGTCGGGCAAGACGACGGTGCTCGGCCTGATCCCACGACTCATCGACGTCACCGCGGGCGCGGTCCTCGTCGGCGGCACCGACGTGCGACGCCTCGACCCCGATCAGCTGCGCTCGGCCATCGGCCTGGTCCCCCAACGCCCGTACCTGTTCTCCGGCACCATCGCCGCCAACATCCGGCACGGCAAACCCGACGCCACCGATGAGGAGATCTGGGAGGCACTGCGGATCGCGCAGGCCGACGATTTCGTGGCGCGCATGCCCGACGGCCTCGACACCACCGTCGCCCAGGGCGGCACCACCGTCTCCGGCGGCCAACGTCAACGGCTGGCCATCGCGCGCGCCCTGATCCGACGTCCCTCGGTGTACCTGTTCGACGACTCGTTCTCCGCACTCGATCTGTCCACCGATGCCCGGTTGCGTGCCGCACTGCGCCCGGCCACGCGGGACGCCGCGGTGATCGTGGTGGCACAGCGCATCTCGACCATCGTCGACGCCGATCAGATCGTGGTGCTCAACCGCGGCCGGATCGTCGGGCTCGGACGACACGACGACCTCGTGGAGACCTGCGAGACCTACGCCGAGATCGTCGAATCCCAGCTCGCCATCCAGGACGTCTCATGA
- a CDS encoding Dyp-type peroxidase has protein sequence MPIPQTILTRKTTSALFLVLTIDDGGADDVRDLLGELPSLTRAVSSRAPEAALAAIASIGSAAWDRLFDGPRPRSLRPFVVYEGEVHTAPATPADLLLHIKADRMDLCFEVGRLVMDAIGEAVTVVDEVYGFRYFDLRDIIGFVDGTENPVGQAAIDAITVGDEDPAFAGGSYVAIQRYVTDLEAWNALGVGEQENAIGRTKLDNVEMDDDVKPTNSHIALNVVEDADGEEIDVVRDNMPYGAASGSGERGTFYIAYSAGPDVTEEMLRKMFIGDPPGNYDRLLDFTTAVTGSQFFTPTIDFLEDLPAPPTAPADVVTNERSEPEAPTDGSLGIGSLH, from the coding sequence GTGCCGATCCCCCAGACGATCCTGACTCGGAAGACGACCTCGGCGCTGTTTCTCGTCCTCACCATCGACGACGGCGGTGCGGACGACGTCCGGGATCTGTTGGGCGAGCTGCCCTCCCTGACCCGAGCGGTCTCCTCCCGCGCCCCCGAAGCGGCGCTGGCCGCGATTGCATCGATCGGCTCAGCTGCCTGGGATCGCTTGTTCGACGGTCCGCGCCCCCGCTCGCTGCGGCCGTTCGTCGTCTACGAGGGCGAGGTGCACACCGCCCCCGCCACCCCGGCCGACCTGCTGCTGCACATCAAGGCCGACCGGATGGACCTGTGTTTCGAGGTCGGCCGACTCGTGATGGACGCGATCGGCGAGGCGGTCACCGTCGTCGACGAGGTCTACGGTTTCCGCTACTTCGACCTGCGCGACATCATCGGTTTCGTCGACGGCACCGAGAATCCGGTCGGGCAGGCCGCGATCGACGCGATCACGGTCGGCGACGAGGACCCCGCATTCGCCGGCGGCAGCTACGTGGCCATCCAGCGCTACGTCACCGACCTCGAGGCGTGGAATGCGCTCGGCGTCGGTGAGCAGGAGAACGCGATCGGCCGCACGAAGCTCGACAACGTCGAGATGGACGACGACGTGAAGCCGACGAATTCGCACATCGCGTTGAACGTGGTCGAGGATGCCGACGGCGAGGAGATCGACGTCGTACGCGACAACATGCCGTACGGCGCCGCGTCCGGCTCCGGCGAACGCGGCACGTTCTACATCGCCTACTCCGCAGGTCCCGACGTGACCGAAGAGATGCTGCGCAAGATGTTCATCGGCGATCCGCCCGGCAACTACGACCGATTGCTCGACTTCACCACCGCGGTCACCGGTTCGCAGTTCTTCACTCCGACCATCGATTTTCTCGAGGACCTGCCGGCCCCGCCGACTGCGCCCGCCGACGTTGTCACGAACGAGCGCAGCGAGCCCGAGGCACCAACCGACGGCTCCCTCGGCATCGGCTCCCTGCACTAG
- a CDS encoding amidase, with translation MDLTEYVRHDATALAELIAAGDITPTELLSLARRRADAVNPALNAIVARMDDAADARTADPGLSGPFAGVPFLIKDLAQEYRGYPTSCGSRSLARHVATEHSEVTRRFLDAGLVIFGKTNTPEFGAKGVTEPEFWGPARNPWNTDHTPGGSSGGSGAAVAAGIVPAAGANDGGGSIRIPAACNGLVGLKATRGLAPFGPITGEPKFGMVVQGVVSRTVRDAAALYDAIVGATDGSVYPTPGPPASFATAITSAPARLRIGYSTASAINPHPHPEAVAAVEHAATVLTELGHHVEEVTPPQDDAALARDFLTIWFASLATEVDATRALTGATDRDFEADTLALAELGRSAGVVAAMSALDEVNNHVLALAAFHRTHDLFLTPTLATPPLRVGATTTPALLQTASRVIAKVRAGKLLARTGVLDDLIEQSLGWVPYTQLANLTGRPAISVPLHWTADGLPLGVQFVGRLGADGDLLALAAQLEQAAPWAHRYADITI, from the coding sequence GTGGACCTGACGGAGTACGTGCGGCACGACGCCACCGCCCTGGCCGAGCTGATCGCCGCCGGCGACATCACCCCCACCGAACTGCTGTCCCTGGCGCGGCGTCGCGCCGACGCCGTCAATCCGGCGCTCAACGCGATCGTCGCGCGAATGGACGACGCGGCAGATGCCCGGACGGCCGACCCCGGATTGTCCGGACCATTCGCCGGCGTGCCGTTCCTCATCAAGGACCTCGCCCAGGAGTACCGCGGCTACCCGACGTCGTGTGGCTCCCGATCGTTGGCCCGACACGTGGCGACCGAGCATTCAGAGGTCACCCGACGGTTCCTCGACGCCGGGTTGGTGATCTTCGGCAAGACCAACACGCCAGAGTTCGGCGCGAAGGGCGTCACCGAACCCGAATTCTGGGGACCCGCGCGCAACCCGTGGAACACCGACCACACACCTGGCGGGTCCTCGGGCGGGTCGGGCGCCGCGGTGGCCGCCGGTATCGTGCCGGCCGCCGGCGCCAACGACGGTGGCGGCTCGATCCGGATACCGGCCGCCTGCAACGGACTCGTCGGGCTCAAAGCGACCCGCGGGCTCGCGCCGTTCGGCCCGATCACCGGCGAACCCAAGTTCGGGATGGTGGTACAGGGCGTGGTCTCGCGCACCGTCCGCGACGCGGCCGCGCTCTACGACGCGATCGTGGGTGCCACCGACGGGTCGGTCTATCCCACCCCTGGCCCGCCGGCGTCATTCGCCACCGCCATCACCTCCGCGCCGGCGAGGTTGCGCATCGGCTACTCGACTGCCTCGGCGATCAACCCGCATCCACATCCGGAGGCGGTCGCCGCCGTCGAGCATGCGGCAACGGTGCTCACCGAACTCGGCCACCACGTCGAGGAGGTGACGCCGCCCCAGGACGACGCGGCGCTCGCCCGTGACTTCCTGACGATCTGGTTCGCCTCCCTCGCCACCGAGGTCGACGCGACGCGCGCCCTCACCGGCGCGACCGACCGGGACTTCGAGGCCGATACCCTCGCGCTCGCCGAACTCGGCCGGTCGGCCGGGGTGGTGGCCGCGATGTCGGCCCTCGACGAGGTCAACAACCACGTGTTGGCGTTGGCCGCATTCCACCGCACGCACGACCTGTTCCTCACTCCGACACTGGCGACACCGCCGTTGCGGGTGGGTGCCACCACCACGCCGGCGCTGCTCCAGACCGCTTCCCGGGTGATCGCGAAGGTCCGTGCCGGAAAGCTGCTGGCACGCACCGGCGTCCTCGACGACCTCATCGAGCAGAGCCTCGGCTGGGTGCCCTACACCCAGCTCGCCAACCTCACCGGACGACCGGCCATCAGCGTCCCGCTGCACTGGACCGCCGACGGACTGCCGCTGGGCGTGCAGTTCGTCGGACGGCTCGGCGCCGACGGCGACCTCCTGGCGTTGGCCGCGCAGCTCGAACAGGCCGCCCCGTGGGCGCATCGCTACGCCGACATCACCATCTGA
- a CDS encoding FAD-binding dehydrogenase codes for MSQQQADAVVVGSGLAGLVATYELTRAGRRVIVVDQENRNNLGGQAFWSLGGLFLVDTPEQRRLGIKDSADLALHDWMASAGFDRDDEDFWPRQWARAYVDFAAGEKRQYLHDLGLRITPIVGWAERGGGFADGHGNSVPRFHLTWGTGPEVVRVFVEPVLEAEKRGLVEFRFRHRVDEVVVEDGAAVGVRGSVLAPTDLERGVASPRDVAGEFEIRAGAVVVTTGGIGHNHELIRQNWPTERLGPAPATMISGVPAYVDGRMLGIAEDAGASLVNRDRMWHYTEGIHNWDPIWPDHAIRIIPGPSSLWLDANGNRLAPPNFPGFDTNSTMKAILSTGYDYSWFILTQSIIEKEFALSGSEQNPDITSKDLKFAAKSRFAKGAPGPVDAFTRHGVDFVVRDNLPDLVAGMNEITRGPKLDLQHLERVISARDAQIDNKFGKDAQLMAITNARQYLGDKLVRVAKPHRILDPTHGPLIAVRLNVLTRKTLGGLETNLDSQVMRPDGSAFDGLFAAGEVAGFGGGGVHGYNALEGTFLGGCIFSGRTAGRTIARR; via the coding sequence GTGAGCCAGCAACAGGCCGACGCGGTGGTGGTCGGATCGGGATTGGCCGGATTGGTCGCGACCTATGAACTCACCCGCGCCGGCCGCAGGGTGATCGTGGTCGATCAGGAGAACCGCAACAACCTCGGCGGGCAGGCGTTCTGGTCGCTCGGTGGTCTCTTCCTGGTCGACACTCCCGAGCAGAGACGCCTCGGCATCAAGGACTCCGCGGACCTGGCGTTGCACGACTGGATGGCGTCGGCCGGATTCGATCGCGACGACGAGGATTTCTGGCCGCGGCAGTGGGCGCGCGCCTACGTCGACTTCGCTGCCGGCGAGAAGCGTCAGTACCTGCACGACCTCGGACTGCGCATCACCCCCATCGTCGGCTGGGCCGAACGTGGCGGCGGGTTCGCCGACGGTCACGGCAACTCGGTGCCCCGCTTCCACCTCACCTGGGGCACCGGGCCGGAGGTGGTGCGCGTCTTCGTCGAACCCGTACTCGAGGCGGAGAAGCGCGGCCTGGTGGAGTTCCGGTTCCGGCACCGCGTCGACGAGGTCGTCGTCGAGGACGGTGCGGCGGTCGGCGTGCGTGGTTCGGTCCTGGCGCCCACCGACCTCGAACGCGGAGTGGCCTCGCCTCGCGACGTCGCCGGTGAATTCGAGATCCGGGCGGGTGCCGTCGTGGTCACCACGGGCGGCATCGGCCACAACCATGAGCTGATCCGCCAGAACTGGCCGACCGAACGCCTGGGACCGGCACCCGCGACGATGATCTCCGGCGTTCCCGCCTACGTGGACGGCCGCATGCTCGGCATCGCCGAGGACGCGGGCGCCAGCCTGGTCAATCGGGACCGGATGTGGCACTACACCGAAGGTATCCACAACTGGGATCCGATCTGGCCCGACCACGCGATCCGCATCATTCCCGGTCCGTCGTCGCTGTGGCTGGACGCCAACGGCAATCGGCTGGCGCCACCCAATTTCCCCGGCTTCGACACCAATTCGACGATGAAGGCGATTCTGTCGACCGGCTACGACTACTCCTGGTTCATCCTCACCCAGAGCATCATCGAAAAGGAGTTCGCGTTGTCGGGGTCGGAGCAGAATCCCGACATCACCAGCAAGGATCTCAAGTTCGCCGCCAAGAGTCGATTCGCCAAAGGTGCGCCGGGGCCGGTGGATGCGTTCACCAGACACGGCGTGGACTTCGTGGTGCGCGACAACCTCCCGGACCTGGTGGCCGGCATGAACGAGATCACCCGGGGACCGAAACTCGACCTGCAGCATCTCGAACGGGTCATCTCCGCCCGCGATGCGCAGATCGACAACAAGTTCGGCAAGGACGCCCAACTGATGGCGATCACCAACGCGCGACAATACCTGGGCGACAAGCTGGTCCGGGTCGCCAAGCCGCATCGGATCCTCGATCCCACACATGGCCCGTTGATCGCCGTACGCCTGAACGTCCTCACCCGGAAAACGCTGGGCGGGTTGGAGACCAATCTGGATTCACAGGTCATGCGGCCCGACGGCAGCGCTTTCGACGGGCTCTTCGCCGCAGGCGAAGTCGCCGGTTTCGGCGGCGGTGGGGTGCACGGGTACAACGCTCTGGAGGGCACATTCCTCGGCGGCTGTATCTTCTCCGGTCGCACCGCGGGACGGACCATCGCCCGTCGCTGA
- a CDS encoding alpha/beta hydrolase has translation MLTRARKRLVAGLVALVAATGAAAVAAPAAHAANGCTVESVYSNAMHRSVPVCIVSAGGGGPKPTLYLLDGLRAPNNNSGWLIETDVARWMNGKGTNVAIPFGGGGSFYTDWERTDPALGVNKWETFLTRELPAYMAARHNSDNRRNGIAGLSMSGTSALNLASRHPGFYQAVASYSGYPTVTMPGFNQGIQASVIEMGGNPMNMWGVWPAGQWAANDPFLTANNLAGKYVFVSSGTGVGSKYDASVNPSSASFDPVKFAQMVPLEVAASTSSQLYIGRLAVVPGVKLTTRITPDGVHWWDYWQSDFKQSWNSTFRPAFF, from the coding sequence ATGCTGACTCGCGCCCGTAAGCGCCTGGTCGCCGGACTCGTGGCTCTTGTCGCCGCCACGGGCGCCGCAGCGGTCGCCGCACCCGCAGCCCATGCGGCCAACGGATGCACGGTGGAATCCGTCTACTCCAATGCGATGCATCGGAGTGTGCCGGTGTGCATCGTCTCGGCCGGCGGCGGCGGACCGAAGCCCACGCTGTATCTGCTCGACGGACTGCGTGCCCCGAACAACAACAGCGGTTGGCTCATCGAGACCGACGTCGCGCGTTGGATGAACGGCAAGGGCACCAACGTCGCCATCCCGTTCGGTGGTGGTGGCAGCTTCTACACCGACTGGGAGCGCACCGATCCTGCGCTGGGCGTCAACAAGTGGGAGACCTTCCTGACGCGCGAGCTGCCGGCCTACATGGCGGCCAGGCACAACAGCGACAACCGTCGCAACGGTATCGCCGGGCTGTCGATGTCGGGTACCTCGGCGCTCAACCTCGCGTCGCGTCATCCGGGCTTCTACCAGGCCGTCGCCTCCTATAGTGGCTACCCGACCGTCACCATGCCGGGCTTCAACCAGGGCATCCAGGCATCGGTGATCGAGATGGGCGGCAACCCGATGAACATGTGGGGCGTTTGGCCGGCCGGACAGTGGGCCGCCAACGACCCGTTCCTGACCGCCAACAACCTGGCCGGCAAGTACGTCTTCGTGTCGTCGGGCACCGGCGTGGGCAGCAAGTACGACGCCTCGGTGAACCCGTCGAGCGCCAGCTTCGACCCGGTGAAGTTCGCGCAGATGGTCCCGCTGGAGGTTGCGGCCTCCACCAGCAGCCAGCTCTACATCGGCCGCCTCGCCGTGGTCCCGGGCGTCAAGCTGACCACCCGGATCACCCCGGACGGCGTGCACTGGTGGGACTACTGGCAGAGCGACTTCAAGCAGTCGTGGAACAGCACCTTCCGGCCGGCGTTCTTCTGA
- a CDS encoding DUF3068 domain-containing protein: MRRLWLALPAFLGAACIAAAIAIPLFLVPQLRVVPLDLDITSEATTVAEDGSTGERFPARVFDRCSVSEPRAQVDDAHLSQQRRSVIIEPSDRRQATLQSAQTVQIDRLRNADGDETEPTMAAADAARECDDGLLTANIDRVSVNRTTSVPNGTVSSLQLEAAPEGVNPQDVSVELPDRQGFQYKFGFDVQKRSYLYYDTNTRQDIPVEFVGETTIDGVTVYEFSGEVPETDVSSLPNAQGQAALGTILTMPASWWGISGPGVEPEDSVTMHRYATATRSVWVEPETGTIIDGMEDQHQYFRSPDQSEDTPAPIRDFQMDVLKGRFKWTDETVSNQAARADDYMGQLRLGNFWLPLILGIVGVVLLGVWALLFWRGRRSDDDDTTPPTDDAETTSRLGESRVEQSPTAPADDAAGGGGVAGAAGAAGAAGVAGAGAADRRVGGAHAADPWDQPTEQIPRVETAPESETETTSEPSADETQRYRRPPSE, encoded by the coding sequence ATGAGACGACTTTGGCTGGCGCTGCCGGCGTTCCTCGGCGCCGCGTGTATAGCCGCCGCCATCGCCATACCGCTGTTCCTGGTGCCGCAGCTACGAGTGGTGCCCCTCGACCTCGACATCACGTCGGAGGCGACCACCGTCGCCGAGGACGGTTCGACCGGCGAGCGATTCCCCGCGCGGGTCTTCGACCGCTGTTCGGTCAGTGAACCCCGCGCCCAGGTCGACGACGCTCACCTCAGTCAGCAGCGGCGGTCGGTGATCATCGAGCCGTCCGATCGACGCCAGGCGACTCTGCAGTCCGCGCAGACCGTGCAGATCGACCGCCTCCGCAACGCCGACGGCGACGAGACCGAACCCACCATGGCGGCAGCGGACGCGGCGCGCGAATGCGATGACGGACTGCTGACCGCGAACATCGACCGGGTGTCGGTGAACCGCACGACGTCGGTGCCCAACGGCACAGTCAGTTCGCTGCAACTCGAGGCGGCGCCCGAAGGCGTCAATCCGCAGGATGTTTCCGTCGAGCTGCCCGATCGCCAGGGGTTCCAGTACAAGTTCGGGTTCGACGTGCAGAAGCGCTCGTACTTGTACTACGACACCAACACCCGCCAGGACATCCCGGTGGAGTTCGTCGGGGAGACGACCATCGACGGGGTCACCGTCTACGAATTCAGCGGCGAGGTGCCCGAGACCGACGTGTCGAGTCTGCCGAACGCGCAGGGACAGGCGGCGCTGGGCACCATCCTGACCATGCCGGCGAGTTGGTGGGGTATCTCGGGTCCCGGTGTCGAGCCGGAGGACTCGGTCACCATGCACCGGTATGCGACGGCCACCCGCAGCGTGTGGGTCGAGCCCGAGACCGGCACCATCATCGACGGGATGGAAGACCAACACCAGTACTTCCGATCACCCGATCAGAGTGAGGACACGCCGGCGCCGATCCGCGATTTCCAGATGGACGTGCTGAAGGGTCGCTTCAAGTGGACCGACGAGACCGTGTCCAATCAGGCCGCCCGGGCCGACGACTACATGGGCCAGCTGCGGCTGGGCAACTTCTGGTTGCCGCTGATCCTGGGCATCGTCGGCGTGGTGCTGCTGGGTGTGTGGGCGCTGCTGTTCTGGCGCGGACGCCGTAGCGACGACGATGACACCACCCCGCCCACCGACGACGCGGAGACCACGTCGCGGCTCGGCGAGTCGCGGGTTGAGCAGTCGCCGACCGCGCCGGCCGATGACGCGGCCGGCGGCGGTGGTGTTGCGGGTGCTGCGGGAGCCGCCGGTGCTGCGGGTGTTGCGGGTGCCGGTGCTGCCGATAGGCGCGTCGGCGGCGCACACGCTGCCGACCCGTGGGATCAGCCGACGGAGCAGATCCCGCGCGTCGAGACCGCGCCGGAGTCGGAGACCGAGACCACCTCCGAGCCCTCCGCCGACGAGACCCAGCGGTACCGCCGGCCACCGTCGGAGTAG
- a CDS encoding family 1 encapsulin nanocompartment shell protein produces MNNLHRALAPISDAAWAEIEEEATRSFKRNSAARRLVDVNGPLGLDIASVTLGHRSKIDPPADGIVAHQRQAQPLVELRVPFTVSREAIDDVDRGAQDSDWDPVRDAAAELARAEDRAIFEGYPAGGIAGIRPTASATPIPLPADVRDYAEALSQATTALRLASVEGPYSLALSKDVYTLVNETSNHGVPIRDHLQRLLVGGGDIVWAPAISGAFLLSTRGGDFEMSIGQDVSIGYDHHDAETVTLYFQESFTYLTYTPEAVVPFTFAG; encoded by the coding sequence ATGAACAATCTGCATCGCGCACTCGCACCGATCTCCGACGCCGCGTGGGCCGAGATCGAGGAGGAGGCCACCCGCTCGTTCAAACGCAACAGCGCCGCGCGTCGTCTCGTCGACGTCAACGGCCCGCTTGGCCTGGACATCGCCTCGGTCACCCTGGGGCACCGCAGCAAGATCGACCCACCGGCCGACGGCATTGTCGCGCATCAGCGGCAGGCGCAGCCGCTGGTCGAGTTGCGCGTGCCGTTCACGGTGAGCCGTGAGGCCATCGACGATGTCGACCGCGGTGCGCAGGATTCCGATTGGGACCCGGTGCGCGATGCTGCCGCCGAGCTGGCCCGCGCCGAGGACCGCGCCATCTTCGAGGGGTACCCCGCAGGCGGCATCGCCGGTATCCGGCCCACCGCATCGGCGACACCGATTCCGTTGCCGGCCGACGTGCGCGACTACGCCGAGGCGTTGTCGCAGGCCACCACCGCGCTGCGGCTGGCCTCGGTCGAGGGGCCGTACTCGTTGGCACTGTCGAAAGACGTCTACACCCTGGTCAACGAGACCTCCAACCACGGTGTCCCGATCCGCGATCATCTGCAGCGGCTACTGGTCGGTGGCGGCGACATCGTCTGGGCACCCGCGATCTCCGGGGCCTTCCTGCTCAGCACCCGCGGGGGCGACTTCGAGATGAGCATCGGGCAGGACGTGTCCATCGGCTACGACCACCACGACGCCGAGACGGTGACGCTGTACTTCCAGGAGTCGTTCACTTATCTCACCTACACCCCCGAGGCCGTGGTCCCCTTCACCTTCGCAGGGTGA